The candidate division WOR-3 bacterium DNA window TACTGATTTTCGTTTCAAGTCGGATAATTGGCTCGAAATAAAGATGATGGATATGTGCGAAGAGTGTGAGGCGTGTATTCGTCAGTGTCCTACTGGTTGTCTGAGCAAGGCTGATTTTGTCATCGACGCGGGAAAGTGCCTTACCCTGTATAACGAAATCAAAGGAGAATTTCCCGGGTGGATTGACCCGCAGGCACATAACGCTTTGATGGGGTGTATGAAGTGTCAGCAATGCTGCCCGGCGAATCGGGGCGTGCTGAGACGAAGCGGCAGGATTGCAGAAGTAACCGAAAAAGAGACGGAAAGCATACTGAATGAGAGCCTCGACGATGAAACGGCGAATTCCTTGTCCGATAAACTCCGAATGTTCTCCCCCGAAGATGCACATCATTTTCTTCCGATTTTGGCAAGAAATCTGCGGGTTTTGTTGTTCAGATAAAAATGCCGTTTGTTTAACAGATTATATTGGAATTGTGGGAGGGGTTGAAATTCCAATGAAATTCGTTACGATAACGGTATAGGAGGAAGAATGGACGAACAAGGAAACAGGATAATTATCAGATTGTCTTTTCTTGTTTGTATACTCCTGGTGATCGTCAGCTGTGTCGGTTTGTTGTTCCCTAACACATATTCTGCTGATACTCCGAGCTGGACCGCGCAAGCATTGGGTCAGGATATTTTCGATCTGTTCCTGGTCGTTCCTTTTTTATTGATCACGGTGACATTCATCCGCAAGAGGAGTCGAAAAGCCTTGTTGATGTGGAGCGGTGCGGTCCTCTACCTCATCTATTCTTTTGTGATATATTGCTTTGCCGTTCATTTCAATAACCTATTCATAGTCTATTGTTCGATACTCGGACTATCGTTCTATGCTTTTGTGTATTATCTCGTTAGTCAACTCCGCCGGTCTGCTACAGATTGGTTCGGAGAAACAGTGTCTGTCAAATCAGTGGGTTACTACTTTATCGCTATTTCGTGCATTTTCTACCTGCTTTGGCTTTCGGAAGTAGTGCCTAGCATAATGGCTGGCACAATACCGAAGAACATAATTGAAATGGGGCTGCTTACAAATCCTGTCCATGCGCTGGACCTGTCTATTACTCTACCCGGAATATTAATCGTAGGTATATTATTGCTGAGGAGGAAGACATCAGGTCTATTGCTGGCGCCATCAATACTCATTTTCATGATCCTGATGGACATAACGATAGGTGGGTTGAATATCATCATGCAGATAAGAGGCCTTGAAGGAAACTACATAATATCTATGGTCATGGCGGTGCTTGCGTTGGTCAGCGCGTGGCTCTTGATCAGGTTTTTGAAGAGTGTAAAGCCAATTGCTGACTAGAATATAATATGGATAGATTGAAGAGGACTGCGGGCGAATTACTTTCCCTCGCGGGCGTAGAGATCAACGGAACAAATCCGTGGGATATACAGGTTCATAATGACAATTTCTATCGCAGGGTCCTGAGGCAAGGCTCGCTCGGTCTTGGCGAGTCTTACATGGATTCTTGGTGGGACTGCGCCGAGCTCGATCAATTTTTCTGCCGTGTTCTGGGTGCGAATCTTGAAGACAAGATCAAGGGGAACTGGAGATTGCTGCTGAGGGCACTTGCGGCGCGTGTATTTAACCTCCAATCAGGACGGCGGGCATTCCAGGTCGGCGAGAGGCATTACGATCTTGGCAATGATCTATTCAAAAATATGCTCGACAAGCGCATGGTCTACAGTTGCGCTTACTGGAAGAATGCCCGTTCGCTCGACGAAGCCCAGGAAAACAAGCTCGACCTGATTTGCCGGAAGATCGGCTTGAAACCCGGCATGCGGATACTTGATATTGGCTGCGGCTGGGGGAGTTTTGCCGGGTATGCAGCCGAGAAATATGGTACAGAAGTGGTTGGTATCACCGTGTCTAAAGAGCAGATGGCTCTGGGGAAATATACATGCGAGGACCTTCCAGTAGAAATAAGACTGCAGGATTACAGGGACCTCAATGAATCATTCGACCATATCGTCTCAGTCGGGATGTTTGAACATGTCGGCTACAAGAACTACAGGACTTTCATGGAATTTGTTAACAAATGTTTGAAAGACGGGGGTTTCTTCTTATTACATACGATCGGATTCAACATATCAGTAAAAACTCCCGAGCCCTGGACAAGCAAGTATATTTTTCCAAATGGTTTGCTTCCTTCGATTAAACAGATAGCGGCTTCGATTGAAGGCTTGTTTGTCATGGAAGACTGGCATAATTTCAGTGCCGATTATGACAGAACGCTCATGGCATGGTA harbors:
- the cfa gene encoding cyclopropane fatty acyl phospholipid synthase is translated as MDRLKRTAGELLSLAGVEINGTNPWDIQVHNDNFYRRVLRQGSLGLGESYMDSWWDCAELDQFFCRVLGANLEDKIKGNWRLLLRALAARVFNLQSGRRAFQVGERHYDLGNDLFKNMLDKRMVYSCAYWKNARSLDEAQENKLDLICRKIGLKPGMRILDIGCGWGSFAGYAAEKYGTEVVGITVSKEQMALGKYTCEDLPVEIRLQDYRDLNESFDHIVSVGMFEHVGYKNYRTFMEFVNKCLKDGGFFLLHTIGFNISVKTPEPWTSKYIFPNGLLPSIKQIAASIEGLFVMEDWHNFSADYDRTLMAWYRNFEKNWDKIKSKYDERFHRMWKYFLLSSAGGFRARRNQLWQIVLSKQGVPGGYTSVR